Below is a genomic region from Brucella sp. BE17.
CGACTTCATCCGGTTGCCCCCAACGTTTCAGTGCCGTCCGCGCAGAAATCCGGTCACGATGGGCCGTATCCTTGCGGCCTTCGCTGTTAATCGCCGTCTCAATATAACCCGGCGCAACCGCGTTGACACGAATGCCCTCCTCCGCCCATGCCAAGGCCAAAGCCTTGGTCAGCATGACGACACCGCCTTTGCTCGCACAATAAGCCGGTAGGCGCGGCAGTGCAGCAAATGCATTCATAGAGGCAATATTGACGATCGAGCCGCCAGACGCCGCAAGATGAGGCCGAAATGCCGTACAGGTGCGGAACGTACCGGTCAGGTTGACGTCCAGCACACGCTGGAAAGTCTCAATCTGGAATTCTTCATCCCGAACGAGAATACCCGCACAATTGACCAGCGCATCGACCTTACCAAACCGCGAGGCAAAAGCATTGACGTCATCATCCGAAGTGACATCCAGAACCGCGAGATCGGCTCCCGAAACCGAGGCCAAAGGCGAACGCTCAAGTGCGGACTGGTCATGACCTGTCGCCATAACCCGTGCGCCACGAGCGAGAAACAATTGGGCAATTGCCGAACCTATGTCACCCGCGCCACCAATCACCATGACCCGAAAGTCAGGTGGAAAGATAAAAGGATCGTCCATTTCGATCCTCAAATCCCAGCCAAAGCGACATATTTCAGTTCAAGAAAGCCTTCGATACCGTAGGAAGAACCTTCACGGCCCAGACCCGACTGCTTGACGCCACCAAAGGGTGCCATCTCGTTGGCAAGCATACCGGTATTGACGCCGACCATACCCGCTTCCAATGCCTCCGCGACCCGCCAGACACGCCCCAGATCGCGCGCGTAAAAATAGGAAGCGAGACCGAATTCACTGTCATTTGCCATGGCGATCACATCCTCCTCATTGCGGAACGTGATAACCGGAGCAAGAGGGGCAAAGGTTTCTTCCTTGGCGACTTTCATATCCTGCGTAATGCCGCTCATGACCGTTGGCTCGAAGAAAGTGCCGCCGAGCGAACTACGCTTGCCGCCAGCAAGAACTTTACCGCCTTTGGCGAGTGCATCGCTGACATGTTCCTCCATCTTGGCGACCGCCTTCTCGTCGATGAGCGGCCCTTGGCTCACTCCCTTTTCGGTGCCACGACCGAGCGTGATGGTCGATACTTTTTCGAGAAGCTTCGCAGTGAATTCTTCCGCGACCGATTCCTGCACATAGATGCGGTTGGCGCAGACGCAGGTCTGGCCCGCATTGCGGAATTTCGAGATCATGGCGCCTTCAACAGCTGCATCGATGTCAGCATCATCGAAGACAATAAAGGGGGCATTGCCGCCCAGTTCAAGCGAGAGACGCTTGATACCATCGGCAGCTTCCTTCATCAGCCAGCGACCGACGCTGGTGGAGCCTGTGAAAGTTATCTTAGCAATCTTCGGATTGTGGCAGAACTCCATGCCGATCGGTTGTGCCTTGCCTGTTATAACCGAAAATACCCCTGCCGGGACCCCGGCACGTTCGGCCAGAACAGCCAGTGCGAATGCTGAAAGCGGAGTCTGTGCTGCCGGTTTCAGGATCAGCGAACAGCCAGCAGCAAGGGCTGGACCAGCCTTGCGTGTGATCATTCCGTTGGGAAAATTCCACGGCGTAATAGCCGCACAAACGCCGACGGGCTGTTTGAGCACCATGACACGCTGATGCTGGTTGGGCGCAGGAATGATATCGCCATCGATGCGCTTTGCCTCTTCTGCGAACCATTCAAGATAGGCCGCATTGGAGAGCACTTCGCCCTTTGCCTCACCAAGGGGTTTTCCCTGTTCAGCGGTAAGGATCTGTGCAAGATCATCTGCATTTTCGACAATCAGTTCAAACCAGCGCCGAAGTATGCTGGCCCGCTCTTTGGCTGAGCGACGAGCCCATTCAGTCTGTGCCACTGCCGCCGCATCGATTGCCTGACGCACCACATCCACCCCAAGGTCTGGGACTTCTGCGATTACCGATCCATCATAAGGGTCCGTAACCGTAATGGTGCTTCCATTTTCCGCACTTATCCAGCGGCCAGCCACGTAGGCCTTGTCGACAAGAAGGGACCGGTCCTTCAGTGCTGCGATGGGCGATATTGTTCGATCATCCATAATATCATTCCTCCTTCAATCCGCAGTTCATGCAGCCGCATAACCGCTGGCGAAGTCCCCTTCGTTCTGGATGGTCTGAAAAGCAGGTATAGTGGGAGACCAGCGCGGCGCTTTTGCCTCGGTCAAAGAACTCAATGCTTTGACCACCGAAACCCCCTCACCGGACAGAGCCTGGGCAACAGCCGCAGTATCGGGAAAATGCGAACGGATTGCGTTGAGCCAGATGGTTCGGCCAGCCAGGAAACCGCCTGCGCCAGCGGCATAAGCATAGTCGAGCACACGCTCGAACTTCTCCGTCGCCGCACCACCAGACAGCAAGACCCATGGAATGCCAGCATCTGCACAGATTTTGCCAATCGCATCAAACTCCCTCTGAGCGGCAAGGGCCGCGTCACTGCCGTCGCGCGCTGGCAGGCTGTTTGCGGCAAGCGGGCTTTCAAGCTTCAGAAGATCGACACCATATTCGGGTTTCGCAAATTCACGCACGCTATCGATAACCAGTTCCGGCAGTTTTGTCGGAGATTCGACATAATCTACCGTGTGACCGGCGGAGCCAAGAAACGGGAATACGAGGAGTTCAAGCACGTAGGCAATGTCATGGCGACGGCAATCTTCACCGATCTTGCGCACGAACGCCTTTTGGTGGGCGATAACATCGGCTGACGCATCTGGCCTATACCATGCCAGAACCTTGACCGCATCACCGCCCAGACGACGGATTTTTTCGACGCTCCAATCGGCAATAACCTTGGATTTACGTCCGCCTTCGCTTTCCTCGGTGCGATGATCTTCCAATGTGACGATCAGTCCGCATTCCGGCGGCAAAACATCGATGGCTGCTGGAATGGCATAATTGGGGTCAAAAAGCATGGAGCTGCAATGCGGTGCGAGGTTTTCGACGAGCAGGCGCTTTGCCGTAAGAACCTCCTGGAACGTCACTTCCGACTTGTCGATACCACGGGCGGCAGCAATGGCTTCAAAAAGCGGCGGACGCTGATCCAGAGCAACCATGCAGAAATGCCCATTTTTATTGGCAAGGCGAGCGAGGCCACGTGTTTTTCCAAGTGTAAGCATTATGATACCTTTCAGGACAATTTCAAATCTTCGAGGGAGGGGATGGCGGCACGACCGCCGTGCCGTGTACATTTGAGGGCCGCGACCGCGCTGGCAAATCCGAGGGCATCTGCAATGCCCATCTTGACACCCATCGCAAAAGCATAAGCACCATGAAAAACGTCACCGGCTGCGGTGGTGTCGACAGCCGGTACGGCTGGTATTTGCATTTCATGTTGGCCAAGTGCTTCTCGCCAGACGATTGCGCTGCTGCCACGCGTGACCGCTACCATCTGGCATCCGAACCGGGCTGCCTGCGCCAGCGCATGATCAATATCGGCACCGCCAAAACCACGCAGGCCAGGCTCGGAGAAAATAGCGTGATCGGTCAGCGGAAGCAGACGCTCGAAGATAGCCGCATCGGCCACATCACCATCAAGAACTGTCGGAATGCCCCGCTGCCTTGCCGCTTTGAAGAGAGCTTCCGCGCCTTCCGGCCAGCGTGGGTCTGCCAGAACACAATCCGCAACCAGATCGGAAAGAGGAAGCCACGACGGATCGGATGGATACTCCCCGCGGAAATTGGCGATCTGGCGCTCACCATGTGCATCGACAATAATGCCGGATACGGAAGAGGCACCACCGTCGAAAAGTCGGAAATGACTGATATCGACGCCTTCTTCGGCAAAA
It encodes:
- a CDS encoding sugar kinase, translating into MTFATILPKDASPSVVCLGLAALDHIWRVETPFAGGSEKIRAGQHLTEPGGMAANAAVTAARLGGVVAFWGRAGNDDAGRVMAKDFAEEGVDISHFRLFDGGASSVSGIIVDAHGERQIANFRGEYPSDPSWLPLSDLVADCVLADPRWPEGAEALFKAARQRGIPTVLDGDVADAAIFERLLPLTDHAIFSEPGLRGFGGADIDHALAQAARFGCQMVAVTRGSSAIVWREALGQHEMQIPAVPAVDTTAAGDVFHGAYAFAMGVKMGIADALGFASAVAALKCTRHGGRAAIPSLEDLKLS
- a CDS encoding NAD-dependent succinate-semialdehyde dehydrogenase, which gives rise to MDDRTISPIAALKDRSLLVDKAYVAGRWISAENGSTITVTDPYDGSVIAEVPDLGVDVVRQAIDAAAVAQTEWARRSAKERASILRRWFELIVENADDLAQILTAEQGKPLGEAKGEVLSNAAYLEWFAEEAKRIDGDIIPAPNQHQRVMVLKQPVGVCAAITPWNFPNGMITRKAGPALAAGCSLILKPAAQTPLSAFALAVLAERAGVPAGVFSVITGKAQPIGMEFCHNPKIAKITFTGSTSVGRWLMKEAADGIKRLSLELGGNAPFIVFDDADIDAAVEGAMISKFRNAGQTCVCANRIYVQESVAEEFTAKLLEKVSTITLGRGTEKGVSQGPLIDEKAVAKMEEHVSDALAKGGKVLAGGKRSSLGGTFFEPTVMSGITQDMKVAKEETFAPLAPVITFRNEEDVIAMANDSEFGLASYFYARDLGRVWRVAEALEAGMVGVNTGMLANEMAPFGGVKQSGLGREGSSYGIEGFLELKYVALAGI
- a CDS encoding SDR family oxidoreductase, encoding MDDPFIFPPDFRVMVIGGAGDIGSAIAQLFLARGARVMATGHDQSALERSPLASVSGADLAVLDVTSDDDVNAFASRFGKVDALVNCAGILVRDEEFQIETFQRVLDVNLTGTFRTCTAFRPHLAASGGSIVNIASMNAFAALPRLPAYCASKGGVVMLTKALALAWAEEGIRVNAVAPGYIETAINSEGRKDTAHRDRISARTALKRWGQPDEVAGAVVFLTMPASRYATGTVYAVDGGFLAG
- a CDS encoding tagatose 1,6-diphosphate aldolase; protein product: MLTLGKTRGLARLANKNGHFCMVALDQRPPLFEAIAAARGIDKSEVTFQEVLTAKRLLVENLAPHCSSMLFDPNYAIPAAIDVLPPECGLIVTLEDHRTEESEGGRKSKVIADWSVEKIRRLGGDAVKVLAWYRPDASADVIAHQKAFVRKIGEDCRRHDIAYVLELLVFPFLGSAGHTVDYVESPTKLPELVIDSVREFAKPEYGVDLLKLESPLAANSLPARDGSDAALAAQREFDAIGKICADAGIPWVLLSGGAATEKFERVLDYAYAAGAGGFLAGRTIWLNAIRSHFPDTAAVAQALSGEGVSVVKALSSLTEAKAPRWSPTIPAFQTIQNEGDFASGYAAA